The Candidatus Bathyarchaeota archaeon genomic interval ACAAAAGAGCACTGCGAACAGTGCTTGATTTTAAAAAGCAAAGTAAAGAAAGAATTAGTGTTTACTTTACTATTTCGCGTTTCTTCCAGCGCAGGTTTTTGCCTTTGCATTTACGGCATTTCAACGCTGTTTCAGCGTTTCGTGCGCCGCAGTCTCGGCAGATTTTCATGTATAAGCGGTGCTTCTGCGCGATGGTTTTCTTTACGGGGTCTAATATTGGCATCTTAGTGTCTTACCTTCTATTTTGGCTAAGTCTTTGATGGTTAAGTATCAAATATACCTTTTGTCTTAACCATGCCTGTCTTATGCGAC includes:
- a CDS encoding 50S ribosomal protein L40e gives rise to the protein MPILDPVKKTIAQKHRLYMKICRDCGARNAETALKCRKCKGKNLRWKKREIVK